In the Ferribacterium limneticum genome, TGATCGCCGGCAGCCTCGGCACGCTGGGTGTCATCGCCGAAGTGACGCTGAAGGTGTTGCCGAAACCGGTTGCCGAGCAGACGCTGGTTTTCGCGTTGGACCAGACTGAGGCGCTGAAGAAGCTCAATCATTGGGGCGGTCAGCCGCTGCCGATTTCTGCCTCCTTCTGGCATCAGGGACAGTTATGGTTGCGCCTGTCCGGGGCCGGGGCTGCCGTCGAGGCGGCCTGTCGCAAGCTGGGCGGTACGTCGGCGGTCAATTCAGATCAGCACTGGCATTCGGTGCGCGAGCAGGCGCATCCGGCTTTCGCCAGTGATGTCCTGTGGCGCCTGGCCTTGCCGTCGACAGCGCCGTGTCCGGGGCTGGATGGCCTGCGGGCCATCGAGTGGGGCGGTGCGCTGCGTTGGTATGCCGGCGAGCAGGCGGCAATTCGGGGCGCCGCGGCCCGCCTCGGTGGCCACGCCGTACTGTATCGGGCGCCGGAATCGCTGCGTTGCCTGGAAGGGGCCTTCGCGCCGCTGTCGCCGGCCCTGCTGGCGCTGCACAGGCGCCTGAAGAAAGCCTTCGATCCGAAGGGCATCCTCAATCCCGGTCGCCTTTACGCGGAGTTCTGATGGACACCAAGATCACCGACGAACTGCGCGCCACCCATGCCGGCCAGGTCGCCGAGGAAATCCTGCGCAAGTGCGTGCATTGCGGCTTCTGCACGGCAACCTGCCCGACCTACCAGCTGCTGGGCGACGAGCTGGATGGCCCGCGCGGCCGTATCTACCTGATCAAGCAGGTGCTCGAAGGCAAGGCGGTGACCGAGAAGACGCGCACCCATCTCGACCGTTGCCTGACCTGCCGTTCTTGCGAAACGACCTGCCCATCCGGGGTGAAATACAGTCATCTGCTCGATGTCGGGCGGGCGGTGGTCGAGCAAAAACTGCCTCGACGTCTCAGCGATCGAGTGACCCGTGTCCTGCTCAAGACGGTTCTGCCCAACCCGGCGCTGTTTTCGCCAGCCGTCGCTCTGGGCCGCCTGATGAAACCTTTGTTGCCCTCATCGCTGGCTGACAAGTTGCCGCCGGCACCGGCCGCCGGACGGCCGTGGCCAACGGCGAGCCGCCACCCGCGCCGCATGCTGGCGCTGGCCGGCTGCGTCCAGCCTGCGCTGGCGCCGAATATCAATGCAGCGATGGCTCGCGTGTTGGATCGGCTGGGTATCAGCTTGTTCGAGGAAGCCAAAGCCGGCTGCTGCGGTGCCGTGCGTTTTCACCTGAACGATCAGGACGCCGGCAAGGCCGACATGCGTCGCAACATCGACGCCTGGTGGCCACATGTCGAGGCGGGTGTCGAAGCCATCGTCGTCACCGCCTCCGGTTGCGGCGTACAGGTCCGGGATTACGGCCATATCCTCGCGGATGATGTTGAATATGCCGAAAAGGCGGCAAGAGTCAGCGCCCTGTGCCGCGATCCCTCGGAGATCCTGACCGAAGAAAAAAGCGGCTTGTTGCCCTTGCTGTCAGCCAGGCCGCAAGCGCGCGGCAAGCTGGCTTTCCATTCGCCTTGCACCTTGCAGCACGGGCTGAAGATACGCGGGGTGATCGAAAAGGTATTATCGGCGGCTGGCTATGAATTGACGCCGGTGGCCGATGGCCATTTGTGCTGCGGTTCGGCCGGTACTTATGCCGTGCTGCAACCGGAATTGGCCGGCCGCTTGCGGGAAAACAAGCTGGCTGCCCTGAATGGCGGTGGCCCGGCACTGGTAGCGACAGCCAATATTGGCTGCCTGATCCATTTGCAGGCGGGTAGTGTCTTGCCGGTTCGGCACTGGATAGAACTGATTGACGAGGTTGTTGAATGAGCAGTGCCGGAACATCCGTTTTTGAAATCACGCAGTCCTTGGGCGAAGTCGATGCGGCTCGAATCAAGCGCCTGCTCGAAGGCGGGGTAAAAATTCCGCCCCAGCCGCGGGTGCTGGAAGAGCTGCGCAAGCACATGAAACGCAGCGAAATGGATGTGCGTCTGCTGGCCAGGGTCATCAATCAGGACCCGGGGCTGACTGCCATGTTGTTCAAGGTGGTTGGCAATTCGGCTTATCGGCAGCACCAGCCCTTTGGGACGGTTGAGGAAATCCTGCACGCCGTCGGTGTGCGCCAGACCTTCAATCTTGTCCAGGCGATCGCCCTGTCGGGGGCTGGCGAGATCAAGAAAAATCGTCTGGTCTACGAGACTTTCTGGGCGCGCTCGCATGCCATCGGCCAACTGGCCATGCTGATTGCCGATGAACGCATCGCGGTTTGTAAGGTTTTTCCGGATCAGGCCTACCTGGCTGGCATCTTTCACGATTGCGGCGTGCCGCTGCTGATGCAGCGCTTTCCCACCTACTGCGCCGAAATGCGCCTTGGTACGCCGGGGTGCTGGGTCGACCTGGCCGAGGAAGACCGGAAATTCAATGCCGACCATTGCGTGGTGGGCTATCTGGTCGCTCGCCACTGGCATCTGCCGGAATTCATTTGTGACGCGATTCGTTATCACCATGCCATCGGCGAACTTGGCCTGCACGAGGCGCGCAGCATGGTGGCCATCATCCAGCTGGCGGAAGACATCCATTGCCTCGATCATCGGGTTCCAAATCCGGAATGGGACAGGATCAAGGCTGATGTCCTGCCCGAACTCGGGCTTAACGAAGAGGCGCTTCCCGAATTCGTGGATGTCATTCTTGAGCGCTTCAACGGCTGTGTCGAGGCCTGAATGACGCATGCCCATACCCGTTATGCAACAGTGTTAAACGGAGTGTATGGCTTTCGTGATAATCTTTCCGGCCACAAGGAGGGAAGATGGCGATAGCAGTAGATGCCTGTGCCGCACAGCATCAGGGAGACCGCAAGGAACAGCAGGACCGCGTTGCAATATTGCCGCATGCCCGCGCCAGAGGGGTGGCGCTGGCGGTGGTTGCCGACGGCATGGGCGGCCATACCGGTGGCGCCCTGGCGGCTGAGCAGGTAGTGCACACTGCAAAAACCAATCTGGATCAGTTTGCGACGGCCGAAGAGAGTTCGCAGCGCATGCTTGAAAACAGCATGCGGGAGGCGCACACCATGATCAAGGCCTCGCGCTTCATGAACGAAAAAGACCCACACAGCACGGCCGTGATGTTGCTGTTGCAGCCGGGGCGCGTCACCTGGGGGCACTGCGGCGATAGCCGGCTCTATCATTTTCGCGGCAAACAACTCGTTGGACGGACCATCGATCACTCCTATGTCGAGCATCTGCTGGCGGCCGGGAAAATCACGCCGGAACAGGCCTTGAACCATCCCAACCGCAATGTCCTGCTCGCTTCGCTGGGCGGCCAGGATGATCCAAAAATAACGCTGGCCGAAGTGACCGAGCCGGCGGCAGGCGATGCCTTCGTTCTTTGCTCGGATGGCCTGTGGGCCTACTTTGACGATGAAGAGCTGGGCACACTGGTTGCCGACAACTCGGCGCGTCAGGCCTGCGAAATCCTGATCGACAAGGCGCGGCAACGGGCCAAGGGCGGTGGCGACAATCTCTCGCTGGCCATCATCAAGCTGAATGAGGCTTTGCCGAAGAAACCGACCCCGCCGGCCGGTTTCGTGCCGCGCTTGCCTTCCTGATTTTTCCGGGGCAAACAAAAATGGCGCCATCGAGGCGCCATTTTTTTGGGGTGCAGGGTCAGGCCTACTTGCGGCCCAGTCCGCCCAGCAAGGCGGCAACGACCCGCTTGGGTTTGTGAGGATCAGCTTTGGCTGGCGCCTGCGGTGAATCCGGTACTTCGCCGCGCGGCGAATTGTCCTCGTAAGGCTTGCTGAAGTCGAAACCATCGGCTGCAATCATCGGATTGCGACGCGGCGGGCGGCGGTCCTGACGCTCACTCCGCTCTCGCTCGGGGCGAGCTGAGCGTTCACCGCGCTCCGGGCGTTCGCCACGTTCCTGCCGCTGGGCGACGGGCGCGACGACGGGGCCGCTGCGTTTTTTCTTGTTGCCCGGGGGGTATTCGTATTCCGGCTCCGGCTCGAAACCGGCGACTTCGATCTGTTCGATCGGCCGCTTGATCAGCTTTTCAATATCGACCAGGTAGACGACTTCGCGGGCGCTGACCAGCGAAATGGCATTGCCCATCTTGCCGGCCCGGCCGGTGCGGCCGATACGGTGCACGTAGTCTTCCGGCGTGTGCGGCAGTTCGTAGTTGATGACGTAGGGCAGGTCATCAACGTCCAGGCCACGGGCCGCGACGTCGGTGGCGATCAGGGCATCGGTTTCGCCGCCCTTGAAGGCTTCGAGTGCCTTGATGCGTTCCAGCTGGCTCTTGTCGCCGTGAATGGCGTCAGCCTTGATGCCGGCGCGCTGCAGTTCGCGGGTCAGGCGTGAGCAACCCTGCTTGGTGCGACAGAAGACGATGCACTGGCGGATTTCGCCGGATTTCAGCAGCTTGGTCAGCAGGCCGCGCTTGCCGTATTCGGAGACCGGATGGACGCGGTGGGTGATGGTGTCGGAGACCTGGTTGCGGCGCGCAACTTCGATGAGGATCGGCGACTTGAGCATGGTGTCGGCCAGCTTCTTGATTTCTTCCGAGAAGGTGGCGGAGAACAGCAGGCTTTGGCGCTGGGCCGGCAGCATGTTGAGGATGCGCGTGACGTCCGGGACGAAGCCCATGTCGAGCATGCGATCGGCTTCGTCGAGGACCAGGGCCTGGACGGAATTGAAGCTGACGCTCTTGTTTTCGACGTGATCGAGCAGGCGGCCGGGGGTGGCGACGAGGATTTCGACGCCTTTCTTGAGTTCGGCGATCTGCGGCCGGATATCGACGCCGCCGAAGGCGCACATGGCGCGGATCGGCGTGTGCTTGCTGTAGGTTTTGACCGACTCGTAGACCTGCATGGCCAGTTCGCGGGTCGGGGCAAGGATCAGGGCACGTACCGGGTGCTTGGCCGGCGACGGGCTGCTGCTGGCGAAGGGCAGGATGCGCTGCAGGATAGGCAGCGTGAAGGCGGCCGTCTTGCCGGTGCCGGTCTGGGCACCGCCCATGATGTCCTTGCCGGAGATGACGAGCGGGATGGCCTGGGCCTGGATCGGCGTCGGCTTGGTGTAGCCCTCGTCGAGCACTGCGCGCAGGAGTTCGGGCGCCAGGCCGAGGTCGGCAAAGGTGATTTCGGGCACTGCGTCGGCAGCGATGATGATGGCGTTATCGCCAGCTAAGGTATTGATTTCAGACATGGGTCGAGATTATACGCTTACCGGCTCCCGATCACCCGGATATGTCCTTGGTGCTACGCGCAAGTTTTGCCCGCCGGGCTGCTGTAACTGCGCCAGGCCTTGCCTACAAATTACTGCTGATCGTTTCAAGGGCCTGGATGCTGATCGGCTTGACGAGGACATCGTCGAAACCACTGGCCAGCAGGCGTTCCCTGTCTTCCGGGAAGGCGTGTGCCGTGTAGGCGACGATTTTCAATGCGTTGCCGGAGGGTGTGGCGCGGAGTCTGGCGCAGGTTTCCTCGCCAGACAGCCCCGGCATGCTGATATCGAGCAGCACCAGCCGAAAATGGGTTTGAGCCGCCAGGTCGAGCGCCATGCTGCCGTTTTCGGCATTCGAGACAATCCAGCCGAGTCGCTTGAGCAAGGCGGTGGCCAGCAGGCGATTGGTTGGGTGGTCGTCAACGACCAGTGCATGGCGTTCTTCAGTCATCCTCGGTGTCCAGGGGAAGATAGGCAGTGAAGGTCGAGCCCGTGCCGACTTTCGAGTCCAGCGTAACACGTCCGCCCATATGCGTGGCCAGTTGCCTGACCAGCGCCAGACCCAAACCGGTACCGCCGTGTTCGCGCGTCAGAAAGTTTTCAAGTTGCTTGAATTTTTCGAAAATCTGCTCGTGGCTTTCGAGCGGGATGCCGGCTCCAGTGTCGCTGACGGCAAAGGCGATTTCCCGGCCAGCCGGGCTGACAGAAAGAGTGATCTTGCCCCGCTCGGTAAATT is a window encoding:
- the glcE gene encoding glycolate oxidase subunit GlcE yields the protein MTLDKIVLAVRSAHASHTPLRIRGAGSKDFYGGLLAGDLLDVSGYRGITAYEPTELYMTARCGTPLSEIEAVLAEKGQMLAFEPPQFSGATAGGCVAAGLSGPRRQQAGAVRDFVLGVKLVDGSGQVLKFGGQVMKNVAGYDVSRLIAGSLGTLGVIAEVTLKVLPKPVAEQTLVFALDQTEALKKLNHWGGQPLPISASFWHQGQLWLRLSGAGAAVEAACRKLGGTSAVNSDQHWHSVREQAHPAFASDVLWRLALPSTAPCPGLDGLRAIEWGGALRWYAGEQAAIRGAAARLGGHAVLYRAPESLRCLEGAFAPLSPALLALHRRLKKAFDPKGILNPGRLYAEF
- the glcF gene encoding glycolate oxidase subunit GlcF yields the protein MDTKITDELRATHAGQVAEEILRKCVHCGFCTATCPTYQLLGDELDGPRGRIYLIKQVLEGKAVTEKTRTHLDRCLTCRSCETTCPSGVKYSHLLDVGRAVVEQKLPRRLSDRVTRVLLKTVLPNPALFSPAVALGRLMKPLLPSSLADKLPPAPAAGRPWPTASRHPRRMLALAGCVQPALAPNINAAMARVLDRLGISLFEEAKAGCCGAVRFHLNDQDAGKADMRRNIDAWWPHVEAGVEAIVVTASGCGVQVRDYGHILADDVEYAEKAARVSALCRDPSEILTEEKSGLLPLLSARPQARGKLAFHSPCTLQHGLKIRGVIEKVLSAAGYELTPVADGHLCCGSAGTYAVLQPELAGRLRENKLAALNGGGPALVATANIGCLIHLQAGSVLPVRHWIELIDEVVE
- a CDS encoding HDOD domain-containing protein, which produces MSSAGTSVFEITQSLGEVDAARIKRLLEGGVKIPPQPRVLEELRKHMKRSEMDVRLLARVINQDPGLTAMLFKVVGNSAYRQHQPFGTVEEILHAVGVRQTFNLVQAIALSGAGEIKKNRLVYETFWARSHAIGQLAMLIADERIAVCKVFPDQAYLAGIFHDCGVPLLMQRFPTYCAEMRLGTPGCWVDLAEEDRKFNADHCVVGYLVARHWHLPEFICDAIRYHHAIGELGLHEARSMVAIIQLAEDIHCLDHRVPNPEWDRIKADVLPELGLNEEALPEFVDVILERFNGCVEA
- a CDS encoding PP2C family protein-serine/threonine phosphatase translates to MAIAVDACAAQHQGDRKEQQDRVAILPHARARGVALAVVADGMGGHTGGALAAEQVVHTAKTNLDQFATAEESSQRMLENSMREAHTMIKASRFMNEKDPHSTAVMLLLQPGRVTWGHCGDSRLYHFRGKQLVGRTIDHSYVEHLLAAGKITPEQALNHPNRNVLLASLGGQDDPKITLAEVTEPAAGDAFVLCSDGLWAYFDDEELGTLVADNSARQACEILIDKARQRAKGGGDNLSLAIIKLNEALPKKPTPPAGFVPRLPS
- a CDS encoding DEAD/DEAH box helicase, which gives rise to MTFADLGLAPELLRAVLDEGYTKPTPIQAQAIPLVISGKDIMGGAQTGTGKTAAFTLPILQRILPFASSSPSPAKHPVRALILAPTRELAMQVYESVKTYSKHTPIRAMCAFGGVDIRPQIAELKKGVEILVATPGRLLDHVENKSVSFNSVQALVLDEADRMLDMGFVPDVTRILNMLPAQRQSLLFSATFSEEIKKLADTMLKSPILIEVARRNQVSDTITHRVHPVSEYGKRGLLTKLLKSGEIRQCIVFCRTKQGCSRLTRELQRAGIKADAIHGDKSQLERIKALEAFKGGETDALIATDVAARGLDVDDLPYVINYELPHTPEDYVHRIGRTGRAGKMGNAISLVSAREVVYLVDIEKLIKRPIEQIEVAGFEPEPEYEYPPGNKKKRSGPVVAPVAQRQERGERPERGERSARPERERSERQDRRPPRRNPMIAADGFDFSKPYEDNSPRGEVPDSPQAPAKADPHKPKRVVAALLGGLGRK
- a CDS encoding response regulator, whose protein sequence is MTEERHALVVDDHPTNRLLATALLKRLGWIVSNAENGSMALDLAAQTHFRLVLLDISMPGLSGEETCARLRATPSGNALKIVAYTAHAFPEDRERLLASGFDDVLVKPISIQALETISSNL